The Felis catus isolate Fca126 chromosome B2, F.catus_Fca126_mat1.0, whole genome shotgun sequence region TGCTTTATTTAACATAATCAGGCTagattttcccattattttttctttggacaGCTCAACCTGTTATACATAGTGTACATGATCTGAGAAGCAGTCTAACCTCACACACCAATTTATCATTGCCTATTGCTTCCTGTCTTAGAAGTGTGCTCTAGATGTGTTCAGGTCACCCCTCCTTGTGAAGATACTACTCAAGGCAGCCTTCACGTCCTTGTTCCTCAGTGTATAGATCAGTGGGTTCAGCATAGGAGTGACCACAGTGTACATGATGGCAGCGACCTGGTCCTGGTCCATGGAGCTGCTTGAGACTGGGCGGATGTAAATGAAGATAACAGGAGCATAGAAAAGAATGACCACCATGAAATGAGAGGCACACGTGGACAGTGCTTTGCGGAGTGCACTACAGGAGTGGGTCttggagaaaagagagatgatTATGGTGAAGTAGGAGAGAAGTGTTAGGAAGAAGGGGCCCATGGCAATGGTCCCGGTAACCATGTTGAGAAGCCACTGGTTGAGCTCCGTGTTCCCGCAGGCCAACTCCAGCAAAGGCTTGACATCACAGAAGAAGTGATGGATCTGATGAGAACCACAGAAGTTCAAGCGGGAGGTCATCATGGAGTGCAACAGGGCGTGGAAAAAACCAATGGTCCAGACTGTGACAGCCATCCGGGTACAGAGCTGGTAATTCATGATGACAGAGTAATGCAGTGGCCTGCAGATGGCCACAAAGCGGTCAAAGGCCATCACGGCCAACAGCATGGCCTCCGTGCTGCCCAGGAAGTGGAAGAAGTGAAGCTGGCTTATGCATCCCAAGAAGGAAATTGCCTTGTGTGTAGAGAAGAAGTTCTCCAGCATCTTTGGCAGTGTCACCGTGGAGTAGCAGATATCTAGACACGACAGATTTcccaggaagaaatacatgggtaAATGGAGTCTTGGATCAGAGACGACAACCAGGAAGACTGCTCCATTGCCAACCACACTGACCATGTAAATTGCAAGGAAAACCACGAAGAGATAAGGCTGCAGTGCTTGGATGTCTGTGACTCCCAGGAGGAGAAATGCAGTGACTGAGGTTTGATTCAGCATCACTTAAGAGAAAGGATGAATTACTCTATGGAGCATACCTCTGTTGAGAATCAGAGACTTTGTAGTTGAGGATTTTCCTGTCTACACAATGGTACTTTGAGGGAGAGCATTGTTGTTTTACACAGTTCCCACATCAGACCTTTTATAGGATTTGCCTCATTAGACTATTAGATATTATGGTGAACTGTTGATTATGGGTCATTGGTccaccattttttccccttatttgaTTGTCATTAATATGTTTCTTTCTCCCAGAGACTCAGAGCACGTAGCCAACCTACCATCTTCTCTCGTTGTGCACATCTACCTTCTGAGAAAACTTTAATGGGTGTCCAGACTGCTACCTCCAGACCTTGTAAGAAAGCCCCTGAAGGGTTTTAACTAAGGAATATAGACGAGGAGAGAATGAAAACAATGGAAGGAAATCTGAATGGAGATGCAGACATGGGGTGCCTCCTACAaaaaggggaatttttttttctcagcttggGAAATCCCTGAGAGGAGAATAGAAAGATTTGATGTGAGAGGAAAAAAGGAGTGGGTTGATGAGGCAGTACTTCTCCATAGCTTGGAGGATTCTAGGCCATAGAGTTGAAGGAATTTAGAGAACATACCCGATCTGTGCTGTACCTCCGTAAAAGGCTGGCTCCATACAGGTCAGAGTAGCTTTCTTTGACAGTATGTTTTGCACCCTGTTAATCCTACCTTTCCTATGTAAGATACAAATGTTATGGCAAATATCATTTTGGGTTCTCTGACTCACCAAACAAAATTGGATCAAAAATTCATTTGAGGAAGAAAcctttttctaacatttaaagacaatttcTAATCAGACTTGTCCTTAGTCATTTATTTCACTGCAATTTTAATGCTGAGAGATTACATATTTACTCTGGAGAATATTTAGAGAACCAGGCCTGCTGAGTTGAGAATGAGATATGGCAAAGAAGTGTATAAAGAGCCTTCACAATCCACAAAGCAATCAGGAATCCATCATAAAATAGGAAACCAGCTCTAGATCTGGGCGCTTAGTTGCATATAAACAAGGATGCCGAAAATATGGGGTCCTCTCAGCCCGAGTCCTAAGGCATTCTCTTACCTAATTGTCGGATTCACAGCCTGCCCAGCTTTGCAGGTTTACACTCCCAACAGCTGAGAATGGCAGGAAGATATTTGAAGTGACTGTTCATATTGGGATTGCAGCATGAGCTCATCATGTTCAGAAATGTCTTTGTCTCCTTCTGACATTCTTCCTGCCTCAGGAGCCACAGACGTTAGACATAAAAACACGGAGAGAGTGTCCCCTGGGTGTGAGCAGGATCGCTGTGAGAATAAACAGGATATTTACCCATACTTGCGATTCAAGACAATTCCTCTTGGGTGTTGCTATCTTgagttccatcttttttttttttttttttttgcccccactgctccaagtttttcttttctatgtttcttcGTTATTTGCAGAGTCGTGGACAGCACGATTGTCAGGGGCCTCCTATGTTTTCTTAGTTCaactaccttttctttctttgtcatcaTGGGTACTTCCCTGAAAAACTttgtgagaggggcgcctgggtggttccgtgggttaagcatccgacttcagctcaggtcatgatctcgcggtccgtgagttcgagctccgcctccggctctgtgctgacagcttggagtctggagtctgcttgggattctgtgtctccctctctctgaccctctcccgttcatgctctgtctctctctgtctcaaaaataaataaacattaaaaaaattaaaaaaactactgtgaaaaattgaaaaaaaactggCAATGTTTGGTAAGGAATGGAGGCCAGTTCCATTGACCTGTATAGATGATGATAATCTTTAACATTCCACGTAATTGTTACTATGGTCCTGTGGAAAACAAGACAGAGGAACAAGGAGAAGTAggattgcttttatttattccaaATTAGAGTCTTCATTGTTGGTAATAACgttaaatttgtttgtttaaaatagaCATCCCAAGGCTCACATCCTTCTCTAAGGAATGAGGCTGGTCTCTCCTTGTGTATCCTCTCTTGTTGCTGCAACCTTTAGGTGAGAATATTCTGTGAGCCTCATCCCAGGAATATATGCAATCTGACATCCATGCAAACTTTCTTATAATAGTTATAAACACCCTGTACCTTGCCTGTCTTTGTGTTGAGATCCATTATTGTTTCTTTGAAGGAATTCATCGTATGTCTCACACGTTAAAAATTCCTTGTTCAAAGAATGCCTGTGTGTATTTGTGAAAGCAATCGTCTCCTGAATTTGACTGAGGTCCCTAACTCATAGTTTTTGAGATGGAGCCCAGCTTTGAGCTCTACAGTAACAGATCAAAGCCCActctcaattctctctctctcctctgtctctgccctccccatgctcatgttctttctctcactttcaaaataaacaaataaacttaaaaaataatattccttgTTCAAGTATATGCTAtaaatagaatggaaaaaaacacTTACTTTGTGCTCGTTTTTCTGAGTTTCTTACAGGCAttagctcatttttttcttccaatcacCCAGCATGAGAAGTACTAAAATCATTCCTAGTTATAAGAAAAGGGGAGCTCAAATGATTTAAGTAATTTTGCTGTTTCCTCCCAATGTTACTGAGGAATCATTGACAAGTATAGTTGTATATGTTTCAAGTGTACAGTGTGATTTGACTTTCATATATGTGGTGGGATGACCACCACTATGAATATCATGAATGCTTCCATTGTCTCACATTGTTGACACTTGAGTGTGGAGAGAATGCTCAGAGTGTACTGTCAACTTATTTCCCTGCCATTGAATGTCCCTGCTTTGTAATAAATTGTGCGACTGGTGTTCAAACTAAGAGTCCAGTTCTGCAGCTGACTGCAGTGTGGTCTATTCTTTCAAAATACTGCCCACCTCAATTTTATCTACAGTTCCCACAGATGTCTAGAAATCTgatattttgatgaagtcatGCCTAGcacattttctctttatgttttgtctctctgAGGTCTTGTTTATAAGTCATTTTCCTCCTCAAGTCAAAACAAAATTGTCctcaatattcttttattatatggTCAGCTTCATGGGCATGTGACTGCAGTCCCCACACATTTAAAGCTTTTTCTTATCATCTTGAAATTCTCAGTaactttggattttttaaaatatattttaatgtattcatttaaattcaagtttgttaacatacagtgtagtattggtttcatgagtagaacccagtgatacatcacttacgtataatacacggtgctcatcccaaaagtaacctccttaattcccatcccccatttagcccatcccctacccacctcctcaGTTTGTTACTGTAGTTAAGAggcttttatggtttgcctccctgtctgatttttattttatatttatttaaatagaagttagttaacatacagtgtaataacgatttcaggagtagaatttagtgattcatcacctgtatacaacacccagtgctcagcctaACAAGTGCCgttcttaatgccccttgcccaatTAGCCCATACCTCCACaaacctcccctccagtaaccctcagtttgttctctatcattaggAGTCTCTTGTCGTGtgtttccctttctattttttttccttcccatatggTCACCATTTTACCCTGAAAacccacttatgagtgaaatcatatgatgttcgtctttctctgacttagtttgcttagtataataccctctaattccatccaccttgttgcaaatggcaagatttcattcttttggatcgccgagtaatattcccttgcatatatataccacatcttctttattcattcgaCATTCGATGGACTTTTGGGttcttgccataatttggctattgttggtagtgctgctataaacattggggtgcaattACCCCACTTAagtagcatttttgtatccttaggataaatacctagtgtTGCATTTGCTGGGTGATAGGGTCGTTCTagttgtagttttttgtttgtttttttaagaatcaaCGTAATTTATGAGTAAacaattcacaaaaaataaaaatacaaatgtgtcttaaacatgaaaaattttaaaacttcctactaagggaaatgtaaattaaaaataaaattaaatactatttttcagCTATCAGCTTGACAAATATCAAAGGTTGACATATTGGCAAGACAATGACAAAGGCATTCATATGTTTCTGGTAGGAATTGCCCTCCAATATTTATGGAAGGCAATTTGACAGTACCATTATTACAATTGcacctatatatattttaattaattaattaattaattaattaaatttacatccaatgtagttagcatatagtgtgacaatgatttcaggagtagattccagtgattcatcctctgtttataacacccaatgctcctcccaacaaatgtcttccttaatgccccttaaccatgtagcctgcctctgcccccacaactcctccaacaaccctctgtttgttctctatatgtaagagtctcttatgttttgccccccaccctctttttatgttatttttgcttcccatcccttatgttcctctgttttgtatcttaaattcctcatatgactgaattcatatgatatttgtgtttctctgagtgactaatttcatttagcataataccctctagttccatccacatagctgcaaatagcaagatttcattctttttcattgcctagtaatactccattgtgtatatataccacatcttctttatccattcatctgttgatgggcttTGTGCTCTTTCCACACATTGGCTATTGTCTATACCGCTGCCAAAAACCTTGGAGTGAatgtgctcctttgaaacagcacacctatatccctttgataaatacctagtaatacaattgctgggtcattggatagttctatttttaattttttgaggaacctccatactgttttccagagcggatgcaccagtctgcattctcatgagcagtgcaaaagggatcctctttctccacatccttgccaacatctgttgttgcctgagttgttatttcagtcattctgactggtgtgaggtggtatctcattgtgggtttagtttgtatttccctttatgatgagtgatgttgaatattttttcatgggtctgttagtcatctggatgtcttctttgaagaagtgtctatttatgtcttctgccattttcttaactgggttatttgttttttgggagttgagtttgataagttctttatatattttggatactaaccctttatctgatatgtcatttgcaaatatcttctcccatactgttggttgcctttaggttttgctgattgtttcccttgctgtgcagaacctttttatttgatgaggtcccaatagttcatttttgcttttgtttcccttgcctctggagatgtgttgagtaagaagttgctgcagccaaggtcaaagaggtttttgcctgctttattttcttggattttgatgtcttcctgtcttatgtttaggcgtttcatctattttgaatttatttttgtgtctggtgtacgaaagtggtccaggttcatttttctgcttgtCACTGTcaatttttcccagcaccacttgctgaagagactgtctttattccattggatattctttctttctttgacaaaattagttggccatatgtttgtgggtccatttctgggttctctattctgctccattgatctgagtgtctgtttttttgccaataccatactgtcttgattgcAGCTTTCTAATACATCTTGacgtccaggattgtgatgcctcctgctttcgttttctttttcaagattgctttggctat contains the following coding sequences:
- the LOC123385264 gene encoding olfactory receptor 12D2-like, with translation MLNQTSVTAFLLLGVTDIQALQPYLFVVFLAIYMVSVVGNGAVFLVVVSDPRLHLPMYFFLGNLSCLDICYSTVTLPKMLENFFSTHKAISFLGCISQLHFFHFLGSTEAMLLAVMAFDRFVAICRPLHYSVIMNYQLCTRMAVTVWTIGFFHALLHSMMTSRLNFCGSHQIHHFFCDVKPLLELACGNTELNQWLLNMVTGTIAMGPFFLTLLSYFTIIISLFSKTHSCSALRKALSTCASHFMVVILFYAPVIFIYIRPVSSSSMDQDQVAAIMYTVVTPMLNPLIYTLRNKDVKAALSSIFTRRGDLNTSRAHF